The genomic stretch AAGATATAACCGCGGGGTATTTCCATTCCCAAAAGTTGTCGAAATCCCGGCCGCGGTTTTTTCCCATATCATATGTTTATTCGGTGAAAAGGCAATGTTTTACTTTGAATATTTGTTTGAATATGAGGCAGTGCATGTTTATACCAAATTGATAAATAATACAAAAGATGATGAATTTAAAAAGGTAAATATTATTTTGCGGGGCGAAGAAATTCCGCATTTGCAATTTTTCCAGAAAAAGCTGGGGAAAGAAATATATAAAATAGAATAAAAAATTTTATGTCAAAAGAAAAAATACTCATAGTGGAAGATGATAAAAATATTTCCAAATTAATTAAATATAACCTTGAAAAAGCGGGTTATGCCTGCAGCATAGCGGCGGGCGGCGAGGCTGTCCCCGGGATTTTAGAAAAAGAACCGTTTGTCCTTGTTATACTTGACATTATGCTTCCCGGAATGGATGGTTTTGAAGTGTGCCGGCTGATAAAAAAAGATGATAGATTTAAAAACATACCTGTAATAATGCTCACAGCCAAAGGTGAAGAGGTTGACAGGGTGGTAGGTTTTGAATTGGGTGCGGATGATTATATTGTCAAACCTTTCAGCCCGCGTGAGCTTGTTTTAAGAATAAAAGCCATCTTAAAAAGAACCATGCCGGAGGAAATCAAAAAAGATGTCCTCGATGCAGGAAATATCTGCATGGATATAACCAGGCACAAGGTTACAATTAACCAGAAAGAGGTTGAACTTACGCCTCTGGAATTCAAATTACTTGCCACTCTTATACAAAGGCGGGGCAGGCTCCAGTCAAGGGATGGTTTATTGCAAGACGTGTGGAATTTTGATTCAGAGGTTGATACCCGCACTATTGACACTCATATAAAGCGTTTGAGGGAAAAGCTGGGTAAATCCGGAAATATGATTGAGACTATAAGAGGAATGGGGTATAGGTTCAAGGAAGAATAACTTGTTGACAATTGAGCATTAACTATTGACAATTCATAATTAATTTAATTAATGCTTAATTGCCAATTGTTAATTAAATACAAAATAATGATAATTTATATAATTTTTGTAATTATTATTTCCATCCTCCTTTTGAAACTCTCCAAGGCAAACCGGCTTATCCAAAAATTAAAATTTTTGTCACGGGAAACAGAATTAAAATTAAATAAACAGATAGAGATTAGTTCCATTGACAAGGCGAAACTCGAAGCGGTATTGTCGAGTATGGTTGAAGGTGTGCTTGTTGTTGACAGGAAAAGAGAAATTTTGCTGATTAACCCGTCGCTGAGAAAAACCCTTATAATAGAACTCCCGCCTGAGGGTAAAAGGCCGTTAGAGGTTATTTCAAATATTTCCGTTCATGATATTGTATTGAAAACGCTGGAGGAACAAAAGTTAATTTCTGAGGAAATATCGCTTAACCTGCCGGAAGAAAAATTTTTCCTGATTAACAGCGTTCCTGTAATTAAAGATAAAGAAACAGAAGGGGCAATTTTAGTCTTTCATGATATTACTGAGATAAAACGTTTGGAGAAAATCCGCAGTGAGTTTGTAGCCAACGTGTCTCATGAATTGCGGACCCCTTTATCAAGCATAAAAGGTTACGCCGAGACCCTTCTGGACGGGGCGATCGGTGACAAAAAGAACCTGCGCGATTTTATTGAGATAATCCATCATGACAGCGACCGCCTTGCGAAATTAATCGATGATTTGCTGGATTTGTCAAAAATAGAATCGGGAAGGATGAAAATTACGCTTGAAATAGTTGATATTTCGGACATAGCGAAACAAACCATCTCAATTTTGGATAACCAGGCAAAAAGAAAATCCATTTCAATAAATGTGGACATTCCACAAGGCCTGCCAAAGGCGGCAGCGGATGGTAAACGCCTTTCCCAGGTTTTTTTGAACCTTCTCGATAACGCGGTAAAATACACGCCTGAAGGAGGTTCGGTAAAAATCAGCGCTTCTTCAAAAGAAAAATTTATTCAAGTCAATGTGTCTGACACAGGGATTGGAATTCCAAAAGAGGCCATTCCGAGAATTTTTGAAAGATTTTACCGCGTTGACAGGGCCCGCTCCCGCGATCTGGGCGGGACCGGTCTCGGTCTTTCCATCGTCAAGCACATCGTCCAGGCCCATGGCGGAGAGGTATGGGTGAAATCCGAGTTGGGCAGGGGATCCATATTCGGTTTTAGTGTTCCGCAGGCGTATTACGGTATTCCTTGATTAACTCAAGCAATTCATTACCGAATTGTTCGGTCTTTTTATTGCCTATCCCTTTGATTTTTTTGAGTTCCCT from bacterium encodes the following:
- the pnpS gene encoding two-component system histidine kinase PnpS; this translates as MIIYIIFVIIISILLLKLSKANRLIQKLKFLSRETELKLNKQIEISSIDKAKLEAVLSSMVEGVLVVDRKREILLINPSLRKTLIIELPPEGKRPLEVISNISVHDIVLKTLEEQKLISEEISLNLPEEKFFLINSVPVIKDKETEGAILVFHDITEIKRLEKIRSEFVANVSHELRTPLSSIKGYAETLLDGAIGDKKNLRDFIEIIHHDSDRLAKLIDDLLDLSKIESGRMKITLEIVDISDIAKQTISILDNQAKRKSISINVDIPQGLPKAAADGKRLSQVFLNLLDNAVKYTPEGGSVKISASSKEKFIQVNVSDTGIGIPKEAIPRIFERFYRVDRARSRDLGGTGLGLSIVKHIVQAHGGEVWVKSELGRGSIFGFSVPQAYYGIP
- a CDS encoding response regulator transcription factor; amino-acid sequence: MSKEKILIVEDDKNISKLIKYNLEKAGYACSIAAGGEAVPGILEKEPFVLVILDIMLPGMDGFEVCRLIKKDDRFKNIPVIMLTAKGEEVDRVVGFELGADDYIVKPFSPRELVLRIKAILKRTMPEEIKKDVLDAGNICMDITRHKVTINQKEVELTPLEFKLLATLIQRRGRLQSRDGLLQDVWNFDSEVDTRTIDTHIKRLREKLGKSGNMIETIRGMGYRFKEE